The following coding sequences are from one Coffea arabica cultivar ET-39 chromosome 11e, Coffea Arabica ET-39 HiFi, whole genome shotgun sequence window:
- the LOC113719558 gene encoding protein FLX-like 3: MAGRNRMFRQTDNIRGFRNDPRAIMHRGGGPLPPHPAVLEEELEIQHRDMQKIVAENGLLVDENVFLQSELTAVKDEIHRLSQVLPQIRADKEAHTRELIERGMKLEAELRSAEPLRAEVVQLRSESQKLNALRQELAAQVQAFNKDINRCKADNQQVAAMKADIEGMHKELIEARSIFEFEKKANEQLVEQNQAMEKNLVSMAREIEKLRAEQASSERRARGPGIGTYGMMNGSPEMRYRGNSYGDPYGSGAWGSYDKRGLPRR, translated from the exons ATGGCAGGGAGAAATCGGATGTTCCGTCAAACAGATAATATCAGGGGCTTCCGCAATGACCCACGGGCTATAATGCACCGAGGAGGTGGACCTCTACCTCCGCATCCTGCAGTCCTGGAGGAGGAACTTGAAATTCAACATAGAGATATGCAAAAGATTGTTGCCGAAAATGGCCTCTTGGTTGATGAGAATGTGTTTCTTCagagtgaactgactgctgttaAGGACGAAATTCACAGACTGAGTCAGGTCCTTCCTCAAATAAGAGCTGATAAAGAGGCACACACAAGGGAGTTGATCGAGAGAGGAATGAAGCTTGAGGCTGAGCTTCGCTCTGCTGAACCACTCAGGGCAGAGGTAGTCCAATTAAGGTCAGAATCTCAGAAATTAAATGCATTACGACAGGAATTAGCTGCCCAAGTTCAAGCTTTCAATAAGGATATTAATAGATGTAAAGCTGATAATCAGCAAGTAGCTGCCATGAAGGCTGATATTGAGGGGATGCACAAAGAACTGATCGAAGCAAG GAGCATATTTGAGTTTGAGAAGAAAGCAAATGAGCAACTGGTGGAACAAAACCAAGCAATGGAGAAAAACCTAGTCTCCATGGCTCGTGAAATAGAAAAGCTCCGAGCAGAGCAAGCTAGTTCAGAGAGGAGAGCACGTGGTCCTG GTATTGGGACCTATGGAATGATGAATGGAAGTCCTGAAATGAGATATCGAGGTAATTCCTATGGTGATCCCTATGGCAGTGGAGCTTGGGGATCCTATGATAAGAGAGGGCTTCCTAGACGCTGA